From the genome of Chroicocephalus ridibundus chromosome 1, bChrRid1.1, whole genome shotgun sequence, one region includes:
- the DYNLT3 gene encoding dynein light chain Tctex-type 3: MEEFHPHNDEMIFNADEAHNIVKECIESVIGKADYNHNKVNQWTAAIVEQSLTHLVKLGKTYKYIVTCAVMQRSGAGLHTASSCFWDTTTDGTCTVRWENRTMNCIVNVFAVAIIL; the protein is encoded by the exons ATGGAGGAGTTTCACCCCCACAACGACGAG ATGATCTTCAATGCTGATGAGGCCCATAACATCGTTAAAGAG tgCATAGAAAGTGTTATAGGCAAGGCAGATTATAATCACAACAAAGTCAACCAGTGGACTGCTGCTATAGTAGAACAGTCGCTGACACATCTGGTAAAACTCGGAAAAACATACAAGTACATCG TAACCTGCGCAGTGATGCAGAGGAGTGGAGCTGGTCTTCACACAGCAAGCTCGTGCTTCTGGGATACCACAACTGATG GAACCTGCACAGTGAGATGGGAAAACCGAACAATGAACTGCATTGTCAATGTGTTTGCTGTTGCTATTATCCTGTAG